The Pandoraea vervacti DNA window CGGCACGCATTGAAGACTACGCAATGATTGGCGATTGCCGCAGCGCTGCACTGGTCGCGCGCGACGGTTCCATCGACTGGCTCTGCTGGCCGTACTTCGATTCCCCGGCGTGTTTTGCCGCCTTGCTCGGCGGCCCGGAACATGGCCGCTGGAAAATCGCACCGGAAGACCCGCGTGCGACCACCACACGTCGCTATCACGACGACACGCTGATTCTGGAGACGCGCTTCGAGACCGTGGAAGGTTGCGTCGCCGTGATCGATTTCATGCCGTTGCGCGACGGCGCTGCCGAGCTGGTGCGTCTGGTCCGGGGTGTGCACGGCACCGTATCGATGTCGATGGAACTGATCCTGCGTTTCGACTACGGCGCGTCGGTGCCATGGGCGCGACCGCTCGCGCCCGACGATCCGACCGGGCCCGGCATGCGCCTCATTGCCGGACCCGACAAGGTAGTGATGCGCACCCCTGTCGAGATTCAGGATGTGCCCGGTAGCCTGCGCGCACGGTTCGACGTAAAGGCGGGCGAGACCGTGCCTTTCGTCCTCTCCCGGGTCTCTTCCCATCACGCAGATCCTCGCGAAATCGACCCACTCGCCGCGCTGACCGATACCGAGCGTTACTGGCGCACGTGGGCCAATCGCTGTCAGCTCAATGGACGCTGGTCGGAGGCGATTCGTCGCTCGCTCATCGTGCTCAAGGCATTGACGTTCGTGCCGACGGGCGGCGTCGTGGCGGCGCCCACGACCTCGTTGCCCGAGCAACTCGGGGGCGAGCGTAACTGGGACTATCGCTACTGCTGGCTGCGCGACGCCACGCTGACCTTGCAGGCGCTCATGCTTGGCGGCTATTACACCGAGGCGAGCGACTGGAGTCATTGGCTGGTACGCGCCGTGGCCGGTGCGCCGTCGCAAGTGCAAATCATGTACGGGTTGTCGGGCGAGCGGCGGCTGCCCGAGTGGGTGGTCGACTGGCTGCCGGGTTACGAAGGCGCGAAGCCTGTGCGG harbors:
- a CDS encoding glycoside hydrolase family 15 protein, translating into MPARIEDYAMIGDCRSAALVARDGSIDWLCWPYFDSPACFAALLGGPEHGRWKIAPEDPRATTTRRYHDDTLILETRFETVEGCVAVIDFMPLRDGAAELVRLVRGVHGTVSMSMELILRFDYGASVPWARPLAPDDPTGPGMRLIAGPDKVVMRTPVEIQDVPGSLRARFDVKAGETVPFVLSRVSSHHADPREIDPLAALTDTERYWRTWANRCQLNGRWSEAIRRSLIVLKALTFVPTGGVVAAPTTSLPEQLGGERNWDYRYCWLRDATLTLQALMLGGYYTEASDWSHWLVRAVAGAPSQVQIMYGLSGERRLPEWVVDWLPGYEGAKPVRVGNGAVGQLQLDVYGEVMDALHQSRLGGLPPDDATWEVQTKLVAHLETVWRQPDEGIWEVRGGRQHFTYSKVMAWVAFDRAIKSAERFGLPGPVDHWRRLCKEIHADVCANGFDKARNAFMQAYGSSEMDASVLMIPLVGFLPPDDPRVIGTVEAVERELMQDGLVQRYRTSRVDDGLPAGEGAFLACSFWMVDCLVMIGRQRDARALFERLLSLRNDVGLLAEEYDTTHERQVGNFPQAFSHIALVHAAIRLDSLADDDRADDAAHDLSADDDAHLEHVGYRAIRA